One Polyangiaceae bacterium DNA window includes the following coding sequences:
- a CDS encoding glycoside hydrolase family 2 — translation MSRSYVHGYPRPQLRRAGWRSLNGTWDFALDHHARWARPEEVTWDRTIVVPFAPETTRSGIGETGFFDACWYRIKFDPPRLRPDERLVVHFGAVDYEATVWANRSIVGRHEGGYSPFSVDITEHALRPGPIEMVVRAFDDPADLAKPRGKQDWQLEPHSIWYPRTTGIWQTVWLERVPKTHIRNLRWMSSLDRWEIDMFAKIDEYRGDRLELRLRLSARGSLLVDDRYAVVSGEVHRRIALSDPGIDDFRNMLLWRPGSPTLIDAELELVKPDGTILDRVESYTALRSIALQGERIVFNGRPYPLRMVLDQGYWPETGMTPPDDAALRRDVELARAMGFNGVRKHQKIEDPRYLYWADRLGLLVWAEMPSAYRFTLQSIERLTHEWLAVMERDYSHPCIIAWVPFNESWGVPNLPDNAAERHYVTALYHLTKTLDPTRPVIGNDGWESVATDIIGIHDYDADAERVARRYHTPEARPRILRRERPGGRILVLGGSPEVEHPLVLSEFGGIAFAADADKTWGYSRCATPDAFAETYEGLLGVVRAVEMFSGFCYTQFADTYQEANGLLYADRTPKIPLERIASATRGHARLWELPDSLELLAYEGPRHEGALPDLVEEEMLGHTGEVPPLGATESNDEEE, via the coding sequence ATGAGTCGGTCTTACGTGCACGGCTACCCCAGGCCGCAGCTCCGACGGGCCGGCTGGAGGTCGCTCAACGGAACCTGGGACTTTGCGTTGGATCACCACGCTCGCTGGGCAAGGCCGGAAGAAGTCACCTGGGACCGCACGATTGTCGTTCCCTTCGCGCCTGAAACAACCAGGAGCGGCATTGGCGAGACCGGTTTTTTCGACGCATGCTGGTATCGAATCAAGTTCGACCCGCCCCGGCTGCGTCCTGACGAGCGGCTCGTCGTGCACTTCGGCGCAGTCGATTACGAAGCCACCGTATGGGCGAATCGTTCCATCGTTGGTCGCCACGAGGGTGGATATTCGCCGTTTTCCGTGGACATCACGGAGCACGCGCTTCGGCCTGGACCCATCGAAATGGTCGTTCGCGCATTCGATGATCCTGCGGATCTCGCAAAACCACGCGGCAAGCAAGATTGGCAGCTCGAACCGCATTCGATATGGTACCCGCGGACGACCGGCATCTGGCAAACCGTTTGGCTCGAACGAGTACCCAAAACGCACATTCGGAATCTTCGGTGGATGTCGAGCCTCGATCGGTGGGAAATCGACATGTTCGCCAAAATCGACGAATACCGTGGCGACCGCTTGGAGTTGCGCTTGCGGCTCAGCGCCCGCGGGAGCCTGCTCGTCGACGATCGGTATGCGGTGGTTTCCGGGGAAGTTCATCGGCGTATTGCACTTTCCGATCCTGGAATCGACGATTTTCGCAACATGCTGCTCTGGCGGCCCGGCTCGCCAACGCTCATCGACGCGGAGCTCGAGCTCGTGAAGCCCGACGGGACCATTCTCGATCGCGTGGAGAGTTACACGGCATTAAGAAGCATTGCATTGCAGGGCGAGCGCATCGTTTTTAATGGGCGGCCATATCCGCTACGCATGGTGCTTGATCAAGGATATTGGCCCGAGACGGGTATGACGCCGCCGGACGATGCGGCATTGCGACGCGATGTCGAGCTTGCGCGCGCGATGGGTTTCAATGGTGTGCGCAAGCATCAGAAAATCGAAGATCCTCGCTATTTGTATTGGGCCGATAGGCTCGGGCTGCTCGTATGGGCCGAAATGCCGAGCGCCTATCGATTCACGCTGCAATCCATCGAACGACTGACGCATGAATGGCTCGCCGTCATGGAACGAGATTACAGCCATCCGTGCATCATCGCGTGGGTTCCTTTCAATGAATCCTGGGGCGTGCCGAACCTTCCGGACAATGCGGCGGAGCGGCATTACGTCACGGCGCTTTATCACTTGACCAAAACGCTGGATCCGACGCGTCCGGTCATCGGAAACGACGGCTGGGAGAGCGTCGCCACCGATATCATCGGCATACATGATTACGACGCGGATGCCGAACGTGTGGCTCGCCGTTATCACACCCCCGAAGCGCGACCGCGAATATTGCGACGCGAACGTCCTGGCGGACGTATTTTGGTGCTGGGTGGCTCCCCCGAAGTCGAACATCCGCTCGTATTGTCCGAATTCGGGGGCATTGCGTTCGCCGCCGATGCCGATAAAACGTGGGGGTATTCTCGATGTGCGACGCCCGACGCTTTTGCGGAAACCTACGAGGGATTGCTGGGTGTCGTGCGAGCGGTGGAAATGTTCTCCGGTTTCTGCTATACGCAATTTGCAGATACCTACCAGGAAGCGAACGGCCTGCTCTATGCCGATCGAACGCCGAAAATTCCCCTCGAACGAATTGCAAGCGCCACGCGCGGTCACGCTCGTCTGTGGGAGCTTCCCGATTCGCTCGAGCTATTGGCGTACGAGGGACCACGGCATGAGGGAGCATTGCCGGACCTCGTGGAAGAAGAAATGCTCGGCCATACCGGTGAAGTCCCCCCGCTGGGCGCAACGGAATCGAACGATGAGGAGGAATAG